From Streptomyces sp. 6-11-2, one genomic window encodes:
- a CDS encoding LamG-like jellyroll fold domain-containing protein: MFATPEGNLEAREYLRPVWARGQGGWKRVDTSLVATGEGMVAPKAATVEVEFSAGGGSAPLVRMRRAGRELSLSWPTALPKPELEGAVATYASVLPDVDLRMTAQEDGFTQLLVVKSAKAAASAELAELRLKLSASGLDVRETDGGGLEAVDQGAAGAVFEAPKPMMWDSSPGEQAAAPAQSRATTLGARTAAPEEGSGEPGAGESGKLAPVGVDVTARQDELVLTPDAGVLKGADTTYPVYIDPQWSTPKASAWTMASKYWASSPQWKFNGAADAGLGYCNWDYCAPHDTKRLFYRIPTSTFAGKSILSAEFVVRNTWSASCNARSVELWQTKDISSSTTWNSQNASGFWIKQLASKSFAYGYTGCAAKDAEFDVKSAVQTAANNKSATMTFGLQAASETDGYAWKRFSDKAYLRVQYNRPPPQIKMSQLTMEYGGTCKKPAEAARVRTLGKIYANSVTDPDGDTVAVEFQASWDTGDGKGVIARWKPALTSYKKSGSSFSISLPSNVPQNKQIYWQARSYDGAQYSPWSSSGDPTACYFSYDTKVPKAPSISSGEYPASNPEDPEDPWHDGMGKYGTFELKAADSDVTKYWYGVNGDPTSKNAVTTSAGAAKAIRMLPARPGLNFVTAQAFDQAGNAGEVRTYQFRVKAGQPERAMWQMDEEAGASQAVGSAPERVLELRGGATPGVPGAKGTAVSFNGVDGYAVSDIPTVDTSVGFSVSAWAKLSKMPDQAAIIAAQPGNYAPGFELYYSKSYDRWVFNQYKADATGAGIVRAMAPSPGGVKAGQWTHLVGVYSLGDKELRLYVDGALVGSTAYSTPWDARRGLQIGAGFYDGGRLASFFPGAIDEVQIFEKPLSANEVTRLYGKQSLTAGRPARAVFSMDEPADATQLAGKAEVPAATFVGGVTSGQSGVAGRALTLNGIDGYATTKRPLLYNQRSFAVSAWAKLPKTKPDHAAIIATQTSTHRPGMELYYSAAYDRWVVNHYVTDTPDAKLIRAMQPEGQTAYGDTWTHLVGVYDEVAGKLILYVNGVKAGETELKVSWYAGEAVQIGAGSYDGKPGSFFPGQIDDVRLFDRVVGAEEVQQMFQQRPLVESRWMFEETAGTGPVTTPNAVTGGSALTLYGGAKKSDFAFIDWGSLELNGVGAYAATTSVPVDTSGSYTVTAWAQAAALPTSGVALVSAEGSSQSALTVRFVPDTANPEGLGHWELTLPDKDGADATVVRVKNSEFYDARDWNHLAVVYDGFTKQARLYVNGTLQEVSCGNGDDGEDCGGGQVSWAENTLAFKAAKSFQVGRAKTDGAWGEYFPGLVDDVWAFQGALTDEQVQKLAASWFDVPTEVPGLG, translated from the coding sequence GTGTTCGCCACGCCGGAGGGGAATCTGGAGGCGCGGGAGTATCTGCGTCCGGTGTGGGCCCGTGGCCAGGGTGGCTGGAAGCGGGTCGACACCAGTCTGGTGGCGACCGGTGAGGGGATGGTCGCACCGAAGGCCGCGACGGTGGAGGTGGAGTTCTCCGCCGGTGGTGGGTCGGCGCCGTTGGTGCGGATGCGGCGGGCGGGGCGTGAGCTGAGCCTGTCGTGGCCGACGGCCCTGCCCAAGCCGGAGCTGGAAGGCGCGGTGGCGACGTATGCGTCGGTGCTGCCGGATGTGGATCTGCGGATGACCGCGCAGGAGGACGGTTTCACCCAGTTGCTGGTGGTGAAGTCGGCGAAGGCCGCGGCGAGTGCGGAGCTGGCCGAGCTGCGGTTGAAGCTGTCGGCGTCGGGCCTGGACGTGCGGGAGACCGACGGGGGCGGGCTGGAGGCCGTCGACCAGGGCGCGGCGGGCGCGGTGTTCGAGGCGCCGAAGCCGATGATGTGGGACTCCAGCCCAGGCGAGCAGGCCGCCGCCCCCGCGCAGTCACGCGCCACCACGCTCGGCGCGCGGACTGCGGCGCCGGAGGAGGGGAGTGGTGAGCCGGGTGCGGGGGAGTCGGGCAAGCTCGCGCCGGTGGGTGTGGATGTGACGGCCCGGCAGGACGAGCTGGTGCTGACCCCGGACGCGGGTGTGCTGAAGGGTGCGGACACCACCTACCCGGTGTACATCGATCCGCAGTGGTCCACGCCGAAGGCGTCGGCGTGGACGATGGCGTCGAAGTACTGGGCGTCGTCGCCGCAGTGGAAGTTCAACGGTGCCGCGGACGCCGGTCTGGGTTACTGCAACTGGGACTACTGCGCCCCGCATGACACGAAGCGGCTGTTCTACCGGATCCCGACCTCGACGTTCGCGGGGAAGTCGATCCTGTCGGCGGAGTTCGTGGTGCGTAACACGTGGTCGGCGTCGTGCAATGCGCGCAGTGTGGAGTTGTGGCAGACCAAGGACATCTCCTCCTCGACCACGTGGAACAGTCAGAACGCCTCGGGTTTCTGGATCAAGCAGCTGGCGTCGAAGTCCTTCGCCTACGGCTATACGGGCTGTGCGGCCAAGGACGCCGAGTTCGATGTGAAGTCGGCGGTGCAGACGGCCGCGAACAACAAGAGCGCGACGATGACGTTCGGGCTCCAGGCGGCCAGTGAGACGGACGGTTATGCCTGGAAGCGGTTCTCGGACAAGGCGTATCTGCGGGTGCAGTACAACCGGCCGCCGCCGCAGATCAAGATGTCGCAGCTGACGATGGAGTACGGCGGCACGTGCAAGAAGCCGGCGGAGGCGGCGCGGGTGCGCACGCTGGGCAAGATCTACGCGAACAGTGTCACCGACCCGGACGGCGACACCGTCGCGGTCGAGTTCCAGGCGTCGTGGGACACCGGGGACGGCAAGGGTGTGATCGCGCGGTGGAAGCCGGCGCTCACCTCGTACAAGAAGTCCGGGTCGAGCTTCTCGATCAGCCTGCCGTCCAATGTGCCGCAGAACAAGCAGATCTACTGGCAGGCGCGCAGCTACGACGGGGCGCAGTACTCGCCGTGGTCGTCCTCGGGTGACCCGACGGCCTGCTACTTCTCCTACGACACGAAGGTGCCGAAGGCGCCGTCGATCAGCTCGGGCGAGTACCCGGCCTCGAACCCGGAGGACCCCGAGGACCCGTGGCACGACGGGATGGGCAAGTACGGCACCTTCGAGCTCAAAGCCGCCGACAGTGATGTGACCAAGTACTGGTACGGCGTCAACGGCGACCCCACCTCGAAGAACGCGGTCACCACGTCCGCGGGCGCCGCGAAGGCCATCCGCATGCTGCCGGCCAGGCCGGGACTGAACTTCGTCACCGCGCAGGCCTTCGACCAGGCCGGCAACGCCGGAGAGGTCCGCACCTACCAGTTCCGGGTCAAGGCCGGACAGCCCGAGCGCGCGATGTGGCAGATGGACGAGGAGGCGGGGGCGAGCCAGGCCGTGGGTTCGGCGCCGGAGCGTGTGCTCGAGCTGCGCGGCGGCGCCACACCGGGCGTGCCCGGGGCCAAGGGTACGGCGGTGTCCTTCAACGGAGTCGACGGCTACGCGGTCTCCGACATTCCCACCGTGGACACCTCGGTCGGGTTCTCCGTCTCAGCATGGGCGAAGCTGTCGAAGATGCCGGACCAGGCGGCCATCATCGCCGCCCAGCCCGGCAATTACGCCCCGGGCTTCGAGCTGTACTACTCCAAGTCCTATGACCGGTGGGTGTTCAACCAGTACAAGGCCGATGCCACCGGCGCGGGCATCGTGCGGGCCATGGCGCCTTCCCCGGGTGGGGTCAAGGCGGGGCAGTGGACGCATCTGGTGGGCGTTTACAGCCTGGGCGACAAGGAGTTGAGGCTCTACGTCGACGGTGCACTGGTCGGGAGCACGGCCTACAGCACGCCCTGGGACGCCCGCCGGGGTCTTCAGATCGGCGCCGGCTTCTATGACGGCGGCAGGCTGGCCTCGTTCTTCCCCGGGGCGATCGACGAGGTGCAGATCTTCGAGAAGCCGCTGTCGGCCAATGAGGTGACGCGCCTGTACGGCAAGCAGTCGCTCACCGCGGGCCGTCCGGCGCGGGCGGTGTTCTCGATGGACGAGCCTGCCGACGCGACGCAGCTGGCCGGGAAGGCGGAGGTGCCGGCGGCCACGTTCGTCGGAGGTGTCACCTCTGGGCAGTCGGGCGTCGCGGGCAGGGCGCTGACGCTGAACGGGATCGACGGTTACGCCACCACCAAGCGGCCGCTGCTGTACAACCAGCGCAGCTTCGCCGTGTCCGCGTGGGCCAAACTGCCGAAGACCAAGCCGGACCACGCGGCGATCATCGCCACGCAGACGAGCACGCACAGGCCGGGGATGGAGCTGTACTACTCGGCGGCGTACGACCGCTGGGTGGTCAACCATTACGTGACGGACACGCCGGACGCCAAACTGATCCGGGCCATGCAGCCTGAGGGGCAGACCGCCTACGGGGATACGTGGACGCATCTGGTCGGGGTGTACGACGAGGTCGCGGGCAAGCTGATCCTGTACGTCAACGGCGTGAAGGCCGGCGAGACCGAACTGAAGGTCAGCTGGTACGCGGGTGAGGCAGTGCAGATCGGGGCCGGTTCCTATGACGGCAAGCCGGGCTCGTTCTTCCCGGGCCAGATCGACGACGTACGCCTCTTCGACCGTGTGGTGGGCGCCGAGGAGGTCCAGCAGATGTTCCAGCAGCGCCCGCTGGTCGAGAGCCGGTGGATGTTCGAGGAAACCGCCGGGACCGGCCCGGTAACCACCCCGAACGCGGTGACAGGAGGCAGCGCGCTCACGCTGTACGGGGGCGCGAAGAAGTCGGACTTCGCCTTCATCGACTGGGGCAGTCTGGAACTGAACGGCGTCGGCGCCTACGCGGCCACGACCTCTGTACCGGTCGACACCAGCGGCAGCTACACCGTCACCGCCTGGGCCCAGGCCGCCGCGCTGCCGACGAGCGGTGTCGCGCTGGTCAGCGCCGAGGGCTCCAGCCAGAGTGCCCTCACCGTCCGCTTCGTACCGGACACCGCGAACCCGGAGGGCCTCGGCCACTGGGAGCTGACGCTGCCGGACAAGGACGGCGCGGACGCGACGGTCGTACGCGTGAAGAACAGCGAGTTCTACGACGCGCGGGACTGGAACCACCTGGCCGTCGTCTACGACGGCTTCACCAAACAGGCCCGCCTGTACGTCAACGGAACGCTCCAGGAGGTCTCCTGCGGCAACGGTGACGACGGCGAGGACTGCGGAGGCGGCCAGGTCTCCTGGGCCGAGAACACGCTCGCCTTCAAGGCGGCCAAGTCCTTCCAGGTCGGCCGCGCCAAGACCGACGGGGCCTGGGGAGAGTACTTCCCCGGCCTGGTCGACGACGTCTGGGCCTTCCAAGGCGCGCTGACCGACGAACAGGTCCAAAAGCTGGCCGCCAGCTGGTTCGACGTGCCCACCGAGGTACCTGGCCTCGGCTGA
- a CDS encoding RHS repeat-associated core domain-containing protein encodes MVGTVLQTAAASAVPTAGRDLPGLPSAEKPVKGADIRTGEPRTVAKGPRTPKGKPRAAWPKEGEAVITVTRAATVKQSARSTRSNAQSDVDARVLGHAAAERAGVNGVVLTLEARTSQGNRPGTVDASLDYSSFTEAFGGNYGSRLTLVELPACALDKPDKAECRTATPVETVNDTERHTLTAPDLALRQSGPTVLAAVAAETAGKGDYTATPLSPSATWDTNLNTGDFTWSYDIPVPDVPGGLTPDLGLSYSSGSIDGRTSNTNNQASWVGDGFDLWSGFIERRYKPCYDDGVKNADGNKPGDLCWGYDNAFIAFNGKGGELVPDGDDKFRFKQDDGSRIERLRSTDRGNGDNDGEYWRLTDPDGVRYYFGYNRLPGWTDGKETTNSTWTVPVFGNDSGEPCHKTAFADSWCQQAWRWNLDYVEDPHGNAVAYYYKQEKNSYGRNLVAKNNTPYVRGGSLDRIEYGLKSGSVYGTKPLAKVGFTTSERCLPDTRTDCSDIGKDAFYWYDTPWDLNCDSGKDCDKGRLSPVFFTRKRLTGITTEVLKGDTHTKVDSWTMGHRWGMADTDYQLLLDSIQHTGHTATPAVTLPKTTFAYTQLANRLDRTGDGYAPFIKARLSTVADEYGGQVDVNYSAPACSWDALPTPEKNTTRCFPQFIGGDSQDDPERQWFNKYVVTSTTTTDRTGGAPDGVTQYEYLGGAAWHHDDDDGLTKQKHKTWSQWRGYGQVRVTSGGQGGASAMKTQQDSYFLRGMDGDRESTSGGTKKVSVPLGSGEGDPITDHESAAGFAYRTVTYSGVGGKVLSKTVSRPWHHETARKVRDWGTVTANLTGTARTASWTSLDDGAGNSWATTASESTHDSVAGRVTQVDDLGDTTTAADDRCTRTTYAPGGILTLVARQETVIGACARTPDRAKDVVSDVRTAYDGGEYGDAATKGDATASATLKSHDGTKATYLESNATFDSDGRQLTTTELTADVTVTGTGKPVRTARKDGRTTTTAYSPATGFPTKVTETTPPATAGVASTAQSTVTEFEALRGRPSAQVDPNGNRSEFTYDALGRSSRIWLADRRTSQTPSYEFTYFIDENKPAAIRTQTLDNNGGQRASYVIYDGFLRERQTQEPGPDGGRVLTDVFYDERGLTAKTFAPYYNDEAAPNRALFGPDDALSVETQTRLTHDGLGRETEIRDIAGNGDGGAVLGITRKIYGGDRTTVIPPEGGTATTVIADVRGLVTELRQHHARSADAAFDTTRYTYTPKGELEKVTDPAGNTWRYGYDQLGRETSVDDPDRGTTIRTYDDRGLLTTTKDARGTVLAHVYDGLDRQTELREGSGTGTLRSKWTYDTVSGAKGLLAEATRYVGGAAYTTKVTQYDRLYRPVRTSVVIPGQEGGLQGTYQTGTSYLPSGLIGGVSYSAAGSLPGGSHSLTYEPETLRPISLLGDGFKAETGYSKTGKPLQYTMYGTAAGAKRVQVTNTYEWGTQRLATSRVDRQDVAGVDRYHTYRYDQAGNVLSVSDTSRSGTDTQCFSHDYLQRLTEAWTQGDKTCAAAPSGGVLGGPAPYWQSYAYDKTGNRLAETLHDPSGASGKDTRRTYGYPAPGSAQPHALTSVTTQHPDGTSAEESYGYDAIGNTTTRGAQKLDWDAEGHLAKVVEPAADGTEKVTEYLYDADGNRLIGRTGSTTTLYLGDTEVTLAQGAAKGKATRYTSLGGGHQAVKSDDGTITFVLADHQGTGQLAVDAATQGLTQRRTLPFGGIRGAAPGSWAGTRGFVGGTDDTSGTGLTHLGAREYDPTTGRFLSVDPVMDLTDPQQLNGYAYAENSPVTFSDSTGQWKWLDNVIKKGKQAASGFKNGVVDGYYDLAEGFYSFTDTMGWTQGSAQKIKNDRAGKGLVSVYKTVRGPDQSGSWYKVGYWVGKFVTPFIPGAGGAGAGARAASKPGTVAKIARGVLSKLFSGAVKKAERPRAAPKITFVPDVSTRGIGGKSMPALEIQKAPAGWTHADRMQEASSQVADFALKNYSRKKRLKTYAGGYNIETGDIALAQSGGCKPGPSYCAEGNVVRALGGDPTKVRFTIAYTVESKPDKSLVAVVKPVCWECQLDYPSPFQFELGAVPEPGGIWEKQHF; translated from the coding sequence ATGGTGGGCACGGTGCTGCAGACCGCCGCCGCATCAGCGGTTCCGACCGCCGGACGTGACCTGCCCGGTCTTCCGTCGGCCGAGAAGCCGGTCAAGGGCGCCGACATCCGCACCGGTGAACCACGTACCGTCGCGAAGGGACCGCGGACGCCCAAGGGCAAGCCGCGGGCGGCCTGGCCCAAGGAGGGCGAGGCGGTCATCACCGTGACCCGGGCCGCCACGGTGAAACAGTCTGCACGGTCCACACGGAGTAACGCCCAAAGCGACGTCGACGCCCGCGTCCTGGGCCACGCCGCCGCCGAGCGCGCCGGTGTGAACGGCGTGGTCTTAACCCTTGAAGCCAGGACGAGCCAAGGCAACCGACCCGGTACGGTCGACGCCTCCCTCGACTACTCCTCCTTCACCGAAGCCTTCGGCGGCAACTACGGTTCCCGGCTCACCCTGGTCGAGCTGCCCGCGTGCGCCCTGGACAAGCCCGACAAGGCGGAGTGCCGTACAGCGACGCCCGTCGAGACGGTCAACGACACCGAGCGGCACACCTTGACCGCACCCGACCTGGCTCTGCGCCAGTCCGGCCCGACGGTCCTCGCGGCCGTCGCCGCGGAGACCGCCGGCAAGGGCGACTACACCGCCACCCCACTGTCCCCGTCCGCGACCTGGGACACCAACCTCAACACCGGCGACTTCACATGGTCGTACGACATCCCGGTGCCCGACGTCCCCGGCGGCCTGACCCCGGACCTCGGCCTGTCGTACTCCTCCGGCTCCATCGACGGGCGCACCAGCAACACCAACAACCAGGCGTCCTGGGTGGGCGACGGCTTCGACCTGTGGTCCGGCTTCATCGAGCGCCGTTACAAGCCGTGCTACGACGACGGCGTCAAGAACGCCGACGGCAACAAGCCCGGCGACCTGTGCTGGGGCTACGACAACGCGTTCATCGCCTTCAACGGCAAGGGCGGCGAGCTTGTTCCCGACGGTGACGACAAGTTCAGATTCAAGCAGGACGACGGCAGCCGAATCGAGCGCCTGCGCTCGACCGACCGGGGCAACGGCGACAACGACGGGGAGTACTGGCGCCTGACCGATCCCGACGGCGTGCGCTACTACTTCGGCTACAACAGGCTGCCCGGTTGGACGGACGGCAAGGAGACCACCAACTCCACCTGGACGGTCCCGGTCTTCGGCAACGACTCCGGCGAGCCCTGCCACAAGACGGCCTTCGCGGACTCCTGGTGCCAGCAGGCCTGGCGCTGGAACCTCGACTACGTCGAGGACCCGCACGGCAACGCGGTCGCCTACTACTACAAACAGGAGAAGAACTCCTACGGCCGCAACCTCGTCGCCAAGAACAACACCCCCTATGTGCGCGGTGGTTCTCTGGACCGCATCGAGTACGGTCTGAAGTCCGGCTCCGTGTACGGCACCAAGCCGCTCGCCAAGGTCGGCTTCACGACCTCGGAGCGCTGCCTGCCGGACACCAGGACCGACTGCTCGGACATCGGCAAGGACGCCTTCTACTGGTACGACACGCCCTGGGACCTCAACTGCGACAGTGGCAAGGACTGTGACAAGGGCCGCCTCTCCCCCGTCTTCTTCACCCGCAAGCGGCTGACCGGCATCACCACCGAGGTGCTCAAGGGCGACACCCACACCAAGGTCGACTCCTGGACGATGGGCCACCGCTGGGGCATGGCGGACACCGACTACCAACTGCTGCTGGACTCCATCCAGCACACCGGTCACACCGCGACCCCTGCAGTCACCCTGCCGAAGACCACCTTCGCCTACACCCAACTGGCCAACCGGCTCGACAGGACCGGCGACGGCTACGCGCCGTTCATCAAGGCGCGGCTGTCCACCGTCGCGGACGAGTACGGCGGCCAGGTCGACGTCAACTACTCGGCGCCCGCCTGCTCCTGGGACGCACTGCCGACCCCGGAGAAGAACACCACACGCTGCTTCCCGCAGTTCATCGGCGGCGACTCGCAAGACGATCCGGAGCGGCAGTGGTTCAACAAGTACGTCGTCACCTCCACGACCACGACCGACCGCACCGGCGGCGCTCCGGACGGCGTGACGCAGTACGAGTACCTGGGCGGCGCGGCCTGGCACCACGACGATGACGACGGGCTGACCAAGCAGAAGCACAAGACGTGGTCGCAGTGGCGCGGCTACGGCCAGGTCCGGGTCACGTCCGGCGGCCAGGGCGGTGCCTCGGCCATGAAGACCCAGCAGGACAGCTACTTCCTGCGCGGCATGGACGGCGACCGCGAGAGCACCTCCGGCGGCACGAAGAAGGTGTCCGTCCCTCTCGGCAGCGGCGAGGGCGACCCGATCACCGACCACGAGTCGGCGGCCGGCTTCGCCTACAGGACCGTCACCTACTCGGGCGTCGGAGGAAAGGTCCTGTCGAAGACCGTCAGCCGGCCCTGGCACCACGAGACGGCCCGGAAGGTCCGCGACTGGGGCACCGTCACCGCCAACCTCACCGGGACCGCCCGGACCGCGTCCTGGACCTCCCTGGACGACGGCGCCGGCAACTCCTGGGCCACCACGGCGTCCGAGTCGACCCACGACTCCGTGGCCGGTCGTGTCACCCAGGTCGACGACCTCGGCGACACGACAACAGCGGCCGACGACCGCTGCACCCGCACCACCTACGCCCCCGGCGGCATCCTCACGCTCGTCGCGCGGCAGGAGACCGTCATCGGCGCCTGCGCCCGTACCCCGGACCGCGCCAAGGACGTCGTGTCCGACGTCCGTACGGCCTACGACGGCGGTGAGTACGGCGACGCCGCCACCAAGGGCGACGCCACCGCGTCCGCGACGCTCAAGAGTCACGACGGCACCAAGGCCACCTACCTGGAGTCCAACGCCACGTTCGACTCCGACGGCCGGCAGCTGACCACCACGGAGCTGACCGCCGACGTCACGGTGACCGGCACGGGCAAGCCCGTCCGCACGGCCCGCAAGGACGGCCGTACGACGACCACCGCCTACAGCCCCGCCACCGGATTCCCGACCAAGGTCACCGAGACGACCCCGCCCGCCACCGCGGGCGTCGCCTCGACGGCCCAGTCCACGGTGACCGAGTTCGAGGCGCTGCGCGGCCGGCCGTCCGCCCAGGTCGATCCCAACGGCAACCGTTCGGAGTTCACCTACGACGCCCTCGGCCGGTCCAGCCGGATCTGGCTCGCCGACCGGCGCACCAGCCAGACCCCGAGCTATGAGTTCACGTACTTCATCGACGAGAACAAGCCGGCCGCGATCCGCACCCAGACCCTCGACAACAACGGAGGCCAGCGCGCCTCCTACGTGATCTACGACGGATTCCTGCGCGAACGGCAGACGCAGGAACCAGGTCCGGACGGCGGCCGTGTCCTCACCGACGTCTTCTACGACGAGCGCGGCCTGACGGCGAAGACGTTCGCGCCCTACTACAACGACGAAGCAGCCCCGAACCGCGCCTTGTTCGGCCCTGACGACGCGCTCAGCGTGGAGACCCAGACCCGGCTCACCCATGACGGGCTCGGCCGCGAGACGGAGATCCGGGACATCGCCGGCAACGGTGACGGCGGCGCCGTCCTCGGCATCACCAGGAAGATCTACGGCGGTGACCGCACCACCGTGATCCCGCCGGAGGGCGGGACCGCCACCACCGTGATCGCCGACGTCCGCGGCCTCGTGACGGAGCTGCGCCAGCACCACGCCCGCAGCGCCGACGCCGCCTTCGACACCACCAGGTACACGTACACGCCCAAGGGAGAGCTGGAGAAGGTCACCGACCCTGCGGGCAACACCTGGCGCTACGGCTACGACCAGCTCGGCCGCGAGACCAGCGTGGACGACCCCGACCGGGGTACGACCATCCGCACCTACGACGACCGCGGCCTGCTCACCACCACGAAGGACGCCCGCGGCACCGTCCTCGCCCACGTCTACGACGGCCTCGACCGCCAGACCGAGCTCCGCGAGGGCTCCGGCACGGGCACGCTCCGCTCGAAGTGGACGTACGACACCGTCAGCGGCGCCAAGGGCCTCCTCGCCGAGGCCACGCGCTACGTCGGCGGAGCCGCGTACACCACCAAGGTCACCCAGTACGACCGCCTCTACAGGCCGGTCAGGACCTCCGTGGTCATCCCCGGGCAGGAGGGCGGTCTGCAGGGCACCTACCAGACCGGCACCTCCTACCTGCCCTCCGGGTTGATCGGCGGTGTGAGCTACTCCGCGGCCGGCTCGCTCCCGGGCGGCAGCCACTCGCTCACGTACGAGCCGGAGACGCTGCGGCCCATCTCCCTGCTGGGCGACGGCTTCAAGGCGGAGACCGGCTACTCCAAGACCGGCAAGCCGCTCCAGTACACGATGTACGGCACGGCCGCCGGCGCCAAGCGGGTCCAGGTCACCAACACCTACGAGTGGGGCACCCAGCGTCTGGCGACCTCACGGGTGGACCGGCAGGACGTGGCCGGAGTCGACCGGTACCACACGTACCGCTACGACCAGGCGGGCAACGTCCTGTCCGTCTCGGACACCTCCCGATCCGGCACGGACACCCAGTGCTTCAGCCACGACTACCTCCAGCGCCTGACGGAGGCATGGACCCAGGGCGACAAGACCTGTGCCGCCGCCCCGTCCGGCGGTGTGCTGGGCGGCCCTGCCCCGTACTGGCAGTCGTACGCCTATGACAAGACCGGCAACCGCCTCGCCGAGACCTTGCACGACCCCTCGGGAGCCAGCGGCAAGGACACCCGGCGGACCTACGGCTACCCGGCGCCGGGCAGCGCCCAGCCGCACGCGCTGACGTCGGTCACCACGCAACACCCCGACGGCACCAGTGCCGAGGAGTCCTACGGCTACGACGCCATCGGCAACACCACGACCCGCGGCGCGCAGAAGCTGGACTGGGACGCCGAAGGCCATCTGGCCAAGGTCGTCGAGCCCGCGGCGGACGGCACCGAGAAGGTCACCGAGTACCTCTACGACGCCGACGGCAACCGTCTGATCGGGCGCACCGGCTCGACGACCACGCTCTATCTCGGCGACACCGAGGTCACCCTGGCCCAGGGCGCCGCCAAGGGCAAGGCCACCCGCTACACCTCCCTCGGCGGCGGCCACCAGGCGGTCAAGTCCGACGACGGGACCATCACCTTCGTCCTCGCCGACCACCAGGGCACCGGCCAGCTCGCGGTCGACGCCGCCACCCAGGGACTGACCCAGCGCCGCACCCTGCCCTTCGGAGGCATCCGGGGAGCCGCACCCGGCTCCTGGGCCGGCACCAGAGGGTTCGTCGGCGGAACCGACGACACCTCCGGCACCGGGCTGACACACCTGGGCGCCCGTGAGTACGACCCCACGACGGGCCGCTTCCTCAGCGTGGACCCGGTCATGGATCTCACGGATCCGCAGCAGCTCAACGGCTACGCCTACGCCGAGAACTCGCCCGTCACCTTCAGCGACAGCACCGGCCAGTGGAAGTGGCTGGACAACGTCATCAAGAAGGGCAAGCAGGCCGCGTCCGGCTTCAAGAACGGTGTCGTCGACGGCTACTACGACCTGGCCGAAGGCTTCTACTCGTTCACCGACACGATGGGCTGGACCCAAGGCAGCGCCCAGAAGATCAAGAACGACCGCGCGGGCAAGGGTCTCGTCAGCGTCTACAAGACCGTCCGGGGACCGGATCAAAGCGGCTCCTGGTACAAGGTCGGGTACTGGGTCGGGAAGTTCGTCACGCCCTTCATTCCGGGGGCCGGCGGGGCCGGCGCGGGGGCCAGGGCGGCTTCGAAACCCGGCACCGTCGCGAAGATCGCACGGGGTGTGCTCAGCAAGCTGTTCTCCGGGGCCGTGAAGAAGGCGGAGCGGCCGAGAGCGGCACCGAAGATCACCTTCGTTCCGGATGTCAGTACGCGCGGCATCGGCGGCAAGAGCATGCCCGCACTGGAGATCCAGAAGGCCCCCGCCGGCTGGACGCATGCCGACCGGATGCAGGAGGCGTCTTCCCAGGTCGCCGATTTCGCCCTCAAGAACTATTCGAGGAAGAAGAGGCTCAAGACCTATGCGGGCGGCTACAACATCGAGACGGGCGACATAGCCCTGGCCCAGTCGGGCGGCTGTAAACCCGGTCCCAGCTACTGCGCCGAGGGCAACGTCGTACGTGCCCTGGGCGGTGACCCCACAAAGGTACGATTCACCATCGCCTACACCGTGGAGTCCAAACCCGACAAGAGCCTCGTCGCTGTCGTGAAGCCCGTGTGCTGGGAATGTCAGTTGGACTACCCGTCTCCGTTCCAGTTTGAATTGGGCGCCGTGCCGGAACCCGGCGGCATCTGGGAGAAGCAGCACTTCTGA